A window of the Eleutherodactylus coqui strain aEleCoq1 chromosome 8, aEleCoq1.hap1, whole genome shotgun sequence genome harbors these coding sequences:
- the TNFRSF12A gene encoding tumor necrosis factor receptor superfamily member 12A: MMKVCSLLQPLLVLLLGKMIMGESTGPGCQTGWQWSNDLGKCKDCKICDTSSKDDFCQQCDSSDKQVDFPWLIVISATAVAVFVITLVLGLVIYLARCRPKKKFTTPIEETGAHSAEALLIH, encoded by the exons ATGATGAAAGTGTGCAGCCTGCTGCAGCCCCTGCTTGTTCTACTCCTGGGGAAGATGATCATGGGAGAGTCTACAG GGCCCGGCTGTCAGACCGGATGGCAGTGGAGCAACGACCTCGGCAAGTGTAAGGACTGCAAGATCTGCGACACATCCAGCAAGGACGACTTCTGCCAGCAAT GTGACAGCTCGGACAAACAAGTAGACTTCCCCTGGCTGATTGTCATTAGTGCCACCGCCGTCGCCGTGTTTGTCATCACGCTGGTCCTCGGCCTCGTTATTTACCTGGCGAGATGCCGACCTAAGAAGAAATTTACCA CCCCCATAGAAGAGACCGGAGCCCACTCTGCTGAAGCCCTTCTCATACACTGa